The sequence GTCGTTGAAGAGAGCTCGCCGGGTTACTATACAAATGGACTCATTGAGACCCTTGAAGAACATGACTCCATTCCACCAAATCTTATGATCATCAGGACTGATGCTGAGACCGCTGACAGCTTGTTTGCTAATGGCGATGTGTTGGTCGTTGTAGTGATCCCCGACGGATTCGAGAATAGTGTGGCAAACGGATCGTCCGCTCACATTCAAGTCCGGGTCAACAACATTCACGAGGACGCCACCAAAAATCTGCGGATGCCGATCATACGTAAGGTGGACCTGTTCTATCAAAAATATCTGGGCGACGACGCATCTGTTGACTTTACTCTATCGACTACACAGGAGGTCTCTCTGCCACGGCTTGCATATATGTCTTGGACAATTGCCATCTTCTCAATCATGTTCGTGAGCATGTACATTGCAGGGTCTGCTGTGACTAACGAGTTCGAAGCGCATACGCTTGACGAGATCACTCTCTCTTCCGCTCCCGTCGATTCCATTTTTGTTGGGAAGATCCTGAGTGGTGTCATCAGCAGTTATCTGGTCGTTCCGGTGCTCTTGCTCTTAGGTCTCGTGGGCTTCGGTGTCTGGCCACAGGGCGATCTACTGATCTTCCTCTTGCTGACCCTCCCACTAGGTCTGCTCAGCGCGTCCATTGGTGCACTCCTTGGTTCTTTGTTCAAGAACTCAGTGTATCTTGTCCCCTTGACCGCCATGTTATCTCTCTGCTATTGGATCCTCTGTGGAGGTATTGCCCCCTTGCTAATAGTAGGAATCGGGTCTGAGCCTGTAAATCTCTTTACGCCATTTTTCAATGTGTACCGCTCGCTTGTGGCGATCTTCATTAACGGTACAAGTCTGACCCTTGTGTGGGACCTCGCTGTGATCTGGGTCTTCGCACTGGTCTTGCTCGGGCCTCTATTATGGTTGGCTCAACGGACATTTACAACCATGCATCTCTTGAAACGTTGAGTTACCGTCTTCTACACGAGTAAAAAAATAGGGCCTTTGATGAGGCCCTCTCACTTTTTTCCATGGATCACACTATGTCTTGAAACTCAGGCCGTATTTGATGGAGCACATTCCATCCTTGATCACCGAACGGATGAACTGGGTGCTCATGGCCGCCATCTGTTTTGCAAATTGCGGAAGATGTGCTGTTGTTGCAAGTAGATCTTCGGCCGTTATCCAGAGTTCACATTCCTCTCTTAGACACTCCTGTCTTGAAAATGGGCAAATTGTCATATTACTCCCTGCGTTTGCATAGGATTGTCCGTTTATGAACTTTGGTCTGTACTCCGTTAGTCACGTGCTACCGTTTCAACACACCTGCTCTCTCTGTGCCGTCGATCGTCGAACTTTTTCTCGATGACACTTCAGAAATCCTTATATATATCACATGTGATATCACGTGTGATATCAGATATGATATGACCGCTTGTTCGTGGTCAGAACAGAACAAAAACGAATCCCAAGGAGAAAGATCGATTGTTCCCACAGATGCCGGAAATGCTCAAACAAGTCATTCAGACCTTTCGTGAGAAGGGTGCTCTGAGTCCTGACACCGCAATGACGCTTGAAGAACTTGGACTTCCAAAGACGTTCAAGATGCGGCTGACCGGTGTGTTCTCAGAGTTTCTTCCTATTGTAGAAGTCAATGAGAAATACTATCTCTCTGAAGAACTGGTGGCCTCTATAGAGGAACGTTTCAAATCTGGATGGATGCGTCATACGGCAACTGTCCCGAAGGGATTTCTGCGTCTACGATCGATCAGGCTTCTTATGGAAAAGCCGATGTCCGGGTCAGAGATCGCTGATGCGATCGAGGCTGAGACCGGTGGTCGGTGGAGGCCTAAACCTGGAAGCATCTATCCTCTGCTGGCGCGTCTGAAGAAGAACGGCATCATTGAGGAGACTCTCCATGGGCAGAAAGGGATGAAGCGGTATCGGCTCACGAAAAAGGGTCTTGATCTCATAGAGCAGGAGAAGGGTCTCCTAGAACAGATGCAAGGTCGTCTGTCCAGTGGGATGATCCCGCCATTCTTTCTCTTTGGCATGGGCCGGGATGATCCGATCCTTCAGGCAGGATTTCGAATCTTGCAAGGTCTACGTGGACTGGGCCCGCTCATGGGCCAAGATGCCTCGACAGATGTGAAGAAGAAGGTAGTCCGGATTCTGAATACCGCCGCGAAGAAGATTGAGGCACTCGCCTCTGAGCTTGAACACGAACGAGAGTCATCAGACTGAGGTGCCGATAATGAGCACAGTATTAGAAGTAGAACAAATAACCAAGACATACATGCTGGGAAAAGTGCCTGTTGAGGCACTACGAGGTGTCAGTTTCTCAGTACAGCAAGGAGAGTATATCTCCATCCTTGGTCCCTCTGGAAGCGGAAAGTCCACCCTCTTGAACATGATCGGGGCATTGGATAGGCCAACTTCCGGACGCCTGGTGATCACAGGAAAGGACACAAGCACTGCCGATGACAATCTCCTTGCCGACCTACGACAGAACGTTGGCTTTGTGTTCCAGTTCTTTAATCTCATTCCACGACTGGATGCCATTGGTAACGTAGAACTTCCTCTGGCGATCGCAGGTGTCGGTAGGAAGGAGCGGAGAGAACGCGCAGTCAAGATGTTGGAGAATGTCGGTCTCACGGATCGCATGCATCATCGACCTGCTGAACTGAGTGGTGGCGAGCGGCAGCGCGTTGCAGTTGCCCGTGCCCTCGTCAACAATCCACAGTTCATTCTGATGGATGAACCGACCGGGAATCTCGACTCGAAGACCGCTCTGGAGATCATGACTCTGGTCAGAGAATTGAATGAGCAGTTCGGGGTGACCGTGATCGTTGTGACACATGACCAAGAGATCGGTCGGCAGGCCAGTCGAATTCTACGAATGCGTGACGGCCTAATCATTGCGGAGGAGGCCAACTAAGTGAAAGTACGTGACATCTTCTCATACTCGTTCTCAGCAATACGGCTACGAAAATTGCGAGCAGGACTGACTACGCTAGGTGTGGTCATCGGGATCGCTGCAATTGTAGCATTGATGTCCATCACTCAGGGCTTTCAGGTGGCAATGACCAGTCAATTAGAAGAAGGATTAGCGTCCGACACTCTGATCGTAGGTAACAGTCGGATGAGTTTCAGTGGTCCCGATTCGGACTTTACACTGCTGGTGAATGATACTGATACGATTACTAAGATAGACGGCGTGCAGACCGCTATTCCTGTCATGTCAAAGACCTGTAAGGTCTACTTCAACAGTACTGAGTATACCTTGCCCACCAGTGGGGTGGACTTTGAAAAGTACGCCCAGGTCTACAGCACCTTCTCCACAGTGGAAGGTGAGATCCCTCTCAGCTCTCCAGAAGGCAAGGTTGTTGTTGGTCATACCATTGCTGATCCTTGGAAGAACGGGACGCGCAACGTGGTAGTCGGCGATAACATCACTCTCTCATGGACCGGTCGGGTGAATGGCAGTCTTGTCACAACGAACAGATCGTTCATTGTGGCTGGTGTGCTTGATGAGATCGGTGCGTTTTCAATGGGCCCCTCGGACTCTGGGATCTATATCCCCATCTCTGATGCTCAGGACTTCTTTGATACTGAGGAGGTCTCGAACATAGTCGTCAAACTTGTCAATGGTGATGAGACTACGATCGACAATGTTACTCAGGCAATTGAGGATGCCTTCGAGGACCTTGTGAAAGTGACCTCGCCAACCGCTGTGCTTGACACCATAAATAATGCACTCGGCATGATGACCACCCTGCTCGTCGGGATCGCCGCGATCTCTCTCTTTGTTGCTGGCGTCGGGATCATGAACATCATGATCGTCTCGCTGATGGAACGGACTCGTGAGATCGGCATCCTGAAAGGGCTGGGCATGAAGAATCGGACTGTCATGGCCGTCTTCCTCACTGAGGCTATGTTGATCGGTCTGCTTGGCGCAGTCTTTGGAGTTGGCCTCGGCTATTTTGTAGCGACTATCTTCTCTCGATTGACTACTGGTTCTTCGTCACTTAGTGGTCCTCGACCAATGTCATTCCCGTCCTTTACTCCGGTCTTTAGCATCAATGTCCTCCTTGGGGCTATGTTCTTTGGAATCGTGGTCAGCGTGGTCTTTGGACTCTATCCTGCATGGAGAGCGTCACGCCTCCGACCGGTCGATGCTCTTCGCTATGAGTAATTACAACAAGTGTGCATCTTTATGGTGCATACTTCTATTTTTCTTTGTCATCCCATTAGTCCTGTTCTCGAAATATTTCAGTTATCATCGTGCTCTTATGTCATCTGATTCTATTACAAAATGGTCTATATCCGAATTGGTTGTTAAAGAATTATCATTTCTTCTTAGATGCGAGAGATTAGAAAAGGTGTTAATTGCATCCCCTCAATCTGGGATCTTATTTTGTAACCTTGGTTTTGAGCCCCTTACGGGGACGAGCCTCTTCACGTTTCAATCCCCTCAATCTGGGATCTTCTTCTGCGACCCACCCCAGGAATATCATATACCAGATTGCTCATTTCAGTTTCAATCCCCTCAATCTGGGATCTTCTTCTGCGACGGTATTATTCTTTGTCGAGAGGTACGTCGCCTTCTTTCTGTTTCAATCCCCTCAATCTGGGATCTTCTTCTGCGACCCAGTCTGAGAGGCTCCCGTTGGTCATCGGCCATGAGATACGTTTCAATCCCCTCAATCTGGGATCTTCTTCTGCGACACCTGAACATGTACCAATATGGAAACCATATGATTCGCTGTTTCAATCCCCTCAATCTGGGATCTTCTTCTGCGACTGGCCGTATCGCTCTGTGATTGGGTCCCGCGTGAATAAGTTTCAATCCCCTCAATCTGGGATCTTCTTCTGCGACACCGTCATGGGGACACTCCAACGGCCCACCCTCTTCTGTTTCAATCCCCTCAATCTGGGATCTTCTTCTGCGACTGCTATGGAAAGTTGGGAATCACCCGATTCTATCATGGTTTCAATCCCCTCAATCTGGGATCTTCTTCTGCGACATGGACTGTGAAATATAGACCACGACTTGGATCGTGGTTTCAATCCCCTCAATCTGGGATCTTCTTCTGCGACTGTGATGATGAATTCATGCGTGTGCCAGAGATATGCGTTTCAATCCCCTCAATCTGGGATCTTCTTCTGCGACTATTCGGTAGGGAGCAAGCAGTCTGATGACTGACGTAGGTTTCAATCCCCTCAATCTGGGATCTTCTTCTGCGACTCACGGCTGACGACCTTCCCTCTACACACTGCTCAGCACGGTTTCAATCCCCTCAATCTGGGATCTTCTTCTGCGACCTCCCGATGCGCACGAAGAGTATGTCCCACGTATGGTATCATCCTCAGTTTCAATCCCTCTCAATCTGGGATCTTCTTCTGCGACATGAAGATCCTCAAGATTCCGGCGACTTGAATGTGTTGATCAAGTTTCAATCCCCTCAATCTGGGATCTTCTTCTGCGACCGTTTCGAAAATTTCTCGGAAAAATTCGAAGAAGACTGGGCGATGTTTCAATCCCCTCAATCTGGGATCTTCTTCTGCGACGAATAATGACAAATAGCTAATCCTACACAGATGCTATCCTGAGTTTCAATCCCCTCAATATGGGATCTTCTTCTGCGACCGGCAAATCCGAAGCGGAAGATCGCAATCCCCAGATCAACTTGCTTCAATCCCCTCAATCTGGGATCTTCTTCTGCGACCTGACTAACATGGCACAGCGCGACACAATGCCTCCTCGGGACGTTTCAATCCCCTCAATCTGGGATCTTCTTCTGCGACCTGATCGATTTCAGGATAAGCTGCCGTACCTCATATAGTTTCAATCCCCTCAATATGGGATCTTCTTCTGCGACCTCAGGATGGAATGTATCATAATGAGATCAAAAGACACTTTGTTTCAATCCCCTCAATCTGGGATCTTCTTCTGCGACGTTGTGGTGATGGGTCACTGCTGCCAGGATCAGCTGTGTTTCAATCCCCTCAATCTGGGATCTTCTTCTGCGACTGACGTCGTGGCGAATATCGTTACGGCGTTATGACCCTCGTGTGTTTCAATCCCCTCAATCTGGGATCTTCTTCTGCGACGTGTTTACGGATAGACTCGTGAGCTAACGGAGCCACCGCGGGTTTCAATCCCCTCAATCTGGGATCTTCTTCTGCGACCTGAGGGCGACTGTCGGGCGGTCGATAAGGCCTCCTGATGTTTCAATCCCCTCAATCTGGGATCTTCTTCTGCGACATGTACCGTGTGATTTGCCATATAGTCTAGAGGATAGTTTCAATCCCCTCAATCTGGGATCTTCTTCTGCGACTCGTCGATGTAGACCCACACGACCGCACCGCTGCCAAGTTTCAATCCCCTCAATCTGGGATCTTCTTCTGCGACATGGCACCCCCAGTAATGCGAAGACCGTAGCCTCCTCTGTTTCAATCCCCTCAATCTGGGATCTTCTTCTGCGACTGCATTGTTGGAAAGAAGTATGGTAAATTACACCAAAATACGTTTCAATCCCCTCAATCTGGGATCTTCTTCTGCGACATGCGTCATCGACGGCCTATCTGCTCGGTATTCTCTCAAAGTTTCAATCCCCTCAATCTGGGATCTTCTTCTGCGACATCGATCCATCTGTCGGTCAGTACCTGAGATCACGGTTTGGTTTCAATCCCCTCAATCTGGGATCTTCTTCTGCGACTGCTGCCGAAGGGGCGTCGACCCGGGACAATCGTTAAGCGGTTTCAATCCCCTCAATCTGGGATCTTCTTCTGCGACCCGGGCAAAAACCCATGAAAAATAAGGAAAGAGGGCCTCATAAGTCTTTATGGGGAGTGGTGATGAGGGGGTGCTGATTTTGCAAGGCCCTTTATAAAGACCACCACATTTTAAAATGGGCGCGACAATATAGTACAAAATCCTAGAGGGTGGGGTTTGAACTGGAATCGATCATTTTAGATGAGTTTGGACTTTTCTTAGGGAAGAAAGGGGAACGGTTTGTAGTAAAGAAGTCTGGGAAGGCACTAGCTGAATTTCCGGTAAGTGAGGTAGAGCGGATCATAATTTCCTCGGCAGGGGTATCGGTTAGTAGTGCAGCGTTGTACTTAGCAGTAGTGAACCGGGTTCAGATCGCATTCACATATTCAAGTGGCAAGCCATTTGGATTTCTCACACCGGTTCAGGGTCATGGTACAGTAATCACGAGGCGAGCGCAATATTTAGAGGCTGAATCAGCAATAGCAACAAGGTTGGTACTAGGTTTCATAAGAGGAAAGTTAGCTAACCAGCGCAACTTGTTAAAGTCATGGGCTAAGAACAGGACGCGGACATCTCCTGAAACTTCGGACTATCTATTTGCGCAAAGCAAAAGGGTCGATACAGCAATCAAAGATCTTGTGGAGATAGAGGGACGTTTGACTGGTGAGATTCGCCAGACGATCATGAATATAGAAGGTCGTGCCGCACAGAGCTACTGGGAGGGGGTCGCAAAGATTCTCCCGCCGGAGCTGGGATTTACTGGGCGAGAGACACGAGGCGCACGGGATCCGATGAATATGTTATTCAATTACGGGTATGGAGTGCTATACACAGCGATCTGGTCAGCAGTAACAATAGCTGGTCTAGATCCGTTTGCTGGTTTTTTACATGTGGACAGACCAGGCCGGCCCTCGCTCGTCCTTGATCTTATTGAGGAATTCAGGCAACAGATCGTGGATCGACCCGTTATTGCAGTGGTAATACGTGGAAGTCTTCCGCCAAGAGAAATTATCGCAGAGGGAGAATTATCGAAATTGGCAAGACAAAATGTGGCCAAGTCCGTTATCGAGCGACTGGATGAGCGAGTGACCTATGATGATTCAAAGATCTCTCTCAAGAATGTGATCCAACGCCAAGCGTGGATGGTCGTGAAGGTTCTGAGGCGACAGAAGGACAAGTACGACCCATTTATCCAGAGGTGGTAATACATGCACATCATAGTGATCTATGATATTACAGATGATGGACTACGGGGAAAGATCAGTGAACGTCTGAAGGACTATGGTCTTGAACGGATTCAATTCAGTGCGTTTCAGGGAGAGCTGATGAGGCATAGTTTCAACTCTCTAATTGTTGATATGCGACGGTTCTTGAATGATGGGATCGAGACCGATTCAATTGTGATATTTCAACTCTGTAGTTCGTGCTTTAATGGACGTATTGTGCTTGGTGCAGAGAAGGAGATGGAGAAAGATGAAGTTCGAGTATCGTTTTTCTGAAGACCTGGATGTTGAGGAGAATTTTCTCACACCAACTGATGTCAAGCAGTACGTTTTCTGTCCTCGTGTCACGTATTTCACGCGGGTAGTTCAAATTCGACCGATCATGAGTTCGCAACAACCGGATGCAAAGAAAGATCATGTGCGTATAGCGGACCATGAAAAGCGGAGGCGGAATATGCTAAAGCAGAGTTTTCCTTTTACTGTTGCAAAACGTAAGTTCGAGCTCTTTTTTCGATCACCGCGATTACAGGTCCACGGTAAGGTGGACATGCTGGTGATAACGAATGAGGGGGAGTATATCCCTGTCGAGTTCAAAGCGATGGTCAGCAAAAATCGGCAGGTGCGGTTAGATCACAAATATCAGCTTGCTGTCATTGCGTTGCTCATTGAGGACCACTATGATACAATTGTCCGAAGGGGTTATCTGCATTATATGAAAGACGAGCAGACTGTTCAGGTCTTTCTGACCGAGGGCGTGAAGCGTCGAGCACAGGTCTATCTTAGACGTATCCGCGATCTGCTCGATGCTGGAGTTGTTCCCGAACCGCGTAGAGAATGTCGATACTCTCGTGTCGGGTGTGGATTTGCGGATCAGTGTCGTGATCTGTGAGCGCCAGAGGAGTACTAAAATTCCCTATTAAGTGGCAATCACTTTAATCCCGCTACCCGTGAGCGCAGGGTCTCCTTCAAAATTCTCATGGAACTGTATCATTTAGCGCAGTCTACATGCTCGGGATTGCTGCTTATATTGTCCGTGGGGGTAGTATATGTTGAGAAGACGAAAATGACGGGAGATATGTCACGCTATGTCCAGCCAAGCCGATAAACTTGAACAGATCCGAAGAGGCCTCATCTCAATGGCACTTGACCAGCAGTGGAATTTCAAGTATGCTAAATTTGGAAGAGAACATAAACAGTCTCTCTTTGTTCATGCGTTAAACACTTTTTCAGTGACCAAGGTACTTGCTGAAAACCTCTTCGATCTTGATACTGATTCTGTTATCATCGCGTGTCTGGCCGGATTTCTACATGATTACCAAAAAGCGGATGAGAAGTGGCAGTCAGCAGCTTTAAGCTTTATGAGCGGCAAGCGGGTCCAAGGGAGTGCCTTCTCTCATGATGATGGGTCTGATGACCAACGTTCACGGCTCGTTGACCTTCTCCAACAGGCTGAGGCTGCAATGGATCCCGGTCACACTGTCAAGATTTCCCAGTTCGCAGATCGCATTCTGAATATTATTGTGTACACTCACGATACACAAAATAGAGCAGATGCCGCTCGGAGAAAAAAACAGGTCGGTCCAATTGATGCATTGGTGCCTGTTGTCAGGCTGTCCGATGCCATTGCGAGTATCAAAACTCCCGCTGAGATTCTTCGCCGTGCACATGATCTTGATCTTCCGACGGATAAGACAGTCTCTTTCGAATATCATGAGCTCTCAATGATCCGTGGGCTCACGACGACCTTTCTGAATCAAGCGCTTCTAGAACTCATGAAGGAATGTGGCTATATTCCATTGTTGTATTTTGGAAGTGGAACCGTATACTTAGTTGTAGGGGAGCCAACAATACCGGATAATGTGATGGAGCGTCTTGAAGAGTTGCTTGATGATCAGGTCACGACGTTCCAAGGAACAACATTTTACAAAACACACATCACTAATGCAGTAATTGGGCCATTGACTCAGACTACTTGGCCCTGTGTGCATCTGGCTGATGTGAATTCGATCCCCCAAATACTCGCGCATATCTCAAATATGCCTACAACTAACAAGGACAAGAAATATGGCAAGTCACTTTATGATTCGGCAAAGGCAAAGCATAAACCTGCTGTAGAAACCTTCCTCAAACAAATCGGTGCAGATCGTGATGAGACCCTTGCGGAAATGGGTTCTGATTTTAGTTTTCTAATTTATGTTGCCAGCTTTCTCAAAGAGTATCAGGATATTGCAAAAGCAGCAGGTGTTATCGACGAGTATACCGCCGATGTTAATGATTGGTTGAAAGCACTCTTGGGCGAATTTGATCTCGAGCTATGTTCTAAAAAGATTAAAAATACCGCAGATCTCACAACCCGTGTTGAAATTATTACCAAGCTATGGCAAGTCGGAACCAAAGATCTCCATAGACTGCCTCGCGAAAAGAAACGAAAGATCCTAATTAAAAACTATGAGACCCTAATGGTTCGAGTTCTTAAAAAGTACAAACGTTATGCGCCCCCAATATTTTCAGAAACATCCAAGAAATTGCTTTTTGCTGATGTTGCTCACGTTCCTTTTGTACTTCTCTCGGACACTGAGATCAGATCTCAAGCAGATGGCCCTTCGAAAAGGTATCAGGCCGGAAAAGAAAAGTCAAGGCGGATCTGTAGTCTGTGTGGGGCTGTAGCTGAAGATACCGCTCCTGCGCCATTATTTGGAGATGGGTCTGAAAAGTTCAGTAATTTTCTTCCTGCGGGGGTTAGTATTGGTAGCGGTAAAAAAGCGCAGGTCTGTGATCTCTGCATAGCCGAGGGCACTCTACGTGCGTTATTCTTCCCGTCACCTCCGGCAACTACGTTCATTGTTTTACCCGATCTTTCATTGAGTCCTGAATTAGCGAAACAATGGGCGGACGGTGTTCAATCATTTGCAATGAGGGAAAAAATTGGTCTCAGCTCTAGCCGAGTATGGAACATGACCGATATCTACAAACTATTAGCTCGTGGCGAAATTGTCAACAACGCAACAGATCTCTCTGATCTGTTACACCCGACTAAACAACGTGTTGACGATTTGGCCAAGCATTTGCGTAATGATGCTGGGAAGCCTGAGAATGTTGGATATCGTGATCTTGTAGGTATTGGCAAGCTGGAAACATTTGAGGAGATTGCTCGCGCGCACTTGCACGGAGATATCGAGATTGAACCTGACCATCTGATGGATTTTCAAATGCCCCAACCATTGCAGAGTTCAACCTATTTAACGCCTAATCATCTTTTCATGTTCCTTCGAAATCCACCCTATGAAGACAAAGAAGAATCGAAGAGCACGACTGCAATACGTACATACTTTATGGCGATGCTCTTGGCAGTGGTCTATCATGCCCGCGTAATAACGATGGAAGGATTCCAGCCCATTTCAGATTTTACTCTAAAGGGGCTTGTACGCACTCAATTACCAGCTCCCGCGTCCATTGCACTTGCATCCTACGGGATTACCGAGGAGATGCCTCTCTCGAATGTTAAGGATGCACTGCAAAAGCTGGCGGCTGTAACGTTGATCACTTTATATCAGGTAAAGAAACTTGGCAAGGATCGCCTTCTCAGAATTCTCTCGATGAATCGTGGGGCTATTCTTCGAAGGGCACAGACTGAACTCGGAGAGAAACTCAAGGGAGGGACCCGACGAAGACTGGTCAATTGGCTAGATGTCTTGCCAGATATCGTTGATGATCATCCAATAATAATCGAATGAGGTGATAACTTGGTAATTCGTATGAAAAAAGAAAAAGAAACCACGGATATGGACCGTGTTCGGGAAGTTCGTAATCAGGCTGCTGTAGCCTTGGTTAAATATCTCGACACATTCCATCCTGAGAATACTGGGAGTGACTCGAAGCACTCATTGATGGGACCAGTGGGCAAGTTGCTTGCACGGATAACCACGACTGGTGACATTAATTGGGATGCTGTCAAGGGTTACATCTTAAACATTCACAAAAACCAGCAATCGCAACGGCGTGGAGTTCCCGCGTCAGCAGCAGAACGTTTGGATACTGCTATTGATCTTCTCAAGGAACTCAAAGAGTTGCTTCCACCAACAAAGTGGTTGAAGGCCGTCGAGGACATAGACGATGAGGTCTTCTTCAGCGTCTATAAACAAAAGCTGGTCGGTCAGAGACTCTGGATACAGAAAA comes from Candidatus Thorarchaeota archaeon and encodes:
- a CDS encoding ABC transporter permease, producing MNSRMYVISATVRKELRTLRRNKRKLFIVTLLPLLYYSSFFILMGGIYSSGISVALVVEESSPGYYTNGLIETLEEHDSIPPNLMIIRTDAETADSLFANGDVLVVVVIPDGFENSVANGSSAHIQVRVNNIHEDATKNLRMPIIRKVDLFYQKYLGDDASVDFTLSTTQEVSLPRLAYMSWTIAIFSIMFVSMYIAGSAVTNEFEAHTLDEITLSSAPVDSIFVGKILSGVISSYLVVPVLLLLGLVGFGVWPQGDLLIFLLLTLPLGLLSASIGALLGSLFKNSVYLVPLTAMLSLCYWILCGGIAPLLIVGIGSEPVNLFTPFFNVYRSLVAIFINGTSLTLVWDLAVIWVFALVLLGPLLWLAQRTFTTMHLLKR
- a CDS encoding PadR family transcriptional regulator — encoded protein: MFPQMPEMLKQVIQTFREKGALSPDTAMTLEELGLPKTFKMRLTGVFSEFLPIVEVNEKYYLSEELVASIEERFKSGWMRHTATVPKGFLRLRSIRLLMEKPMSGSEIADAIEAETGGRWRPKPGSIYPLLARLKKNGIIEETLHGQKGMKRYRLTKKGLDLIEQEKGLLEQMQGRLSSGMIPPFFLFGMGRDDPILQAGFRILQGLRGLGPLMGQDASTDVKKKVVRILNTAAKKIEALASELEHERESSD
- a CDS encoding ABC transporter ATP-binding protein, with the translated sequence MSTVLEVEQITKTYMLGKVPVEALRGVSFSVQQGEYISILGPSGSGKSTLLNMIGALDRPTSGRLVITGKDTSTADDNLLADLRQNVGFVFQFFNLIPRLDAIGNVELPLAIAGVGRKERRERAVKMLENVGLTDRMHHRPAELSGGERQRVAVARALVNNPQFILMDEPTGNLDSKTALEIMTLVRELNEQFGVTVIVVTHDQEIGRQASRILRMRDGLIIAEEAN
- a CDS encoding ABC transporter permease, which codes for MKVRDIFSYSFSAIRLRKLRAGLTTLGVVIGIAAIVALMSITQGFQVAMTSQLEEGLASDTLIVGNSRMSFSGPDSDFTLLVNDTDTITKIDGVQTAIPVMSKTCKVYFNSTEYTLPTSGVDFEKYAQVYSTFSTVEGEIPLSSPEGKVVVGHTIADPWKNGTRNVVVGDNITLSWTGRVNGSLVTTNRSFIVAGVLDEIGAFSMGPSDSGIYIPISDAQDFFDTEEVSNIVVKLVNGDETTIDNVTQAIEDAFEDLVKVTSPTAVLDTINNALGMMTTLLVGIAAISLFVAGVGIMNIMIVSLMERTREIGILKGLGMKNRTVMAVFLTEAMLIGLLGAVFGVGLGYFVATIFSRLTTGSSSLSGPRPMSFPSFTPVFSINVLLGAMFFGIVVSVVFGLYPAWRASRLRPVDALRYE
- the cas1 gene encoding CRISPR-associated endonuclease Cas1 — its product is MGFELESIILDEFGLFLGKKGERFVVKKSGKALAEFPVSEVERIIISSAGVSVSSAALYLAVVNRVQIAFTYSSGKPFGFLTPVQGHGTVITRRAQYLEAESAIATRLVLGFIRGKLANQRNLLKSWAKNRTRTSPETSDYLFAQSKRVDTAIKDLVEIEGRLTGEIRQTIMNIEGRAAQSYWEGVAKILPPELGFTGRETRGARDPMNMLFNYGYGVLYTAIWSAVTIAGLDPFAGFLHVDRPGRPSLVLDLIEEFRQQIVDRPVIAVVIRGSLPPREIIAEGELSKLARQNVAKSVIERLDERVTYDDSKISLKNVIQRQAWMVVKVLRRQKDKYDPFIQRW
- the cas2 gene encoding CRISPR-associated endonuclease Cas2, producing MHIIVIYDITDDGLRGKISERLKDYGLERIQFSAFQGELMRHSFNSLIVDMRRFLNDGIETDSIVIFQLCSSCFNGRIVLGAEKEMEKDEVRVSFF
- the cas4 gene encoding CRISPR-associated protein Cas4; its protein translation is MKFEYRFSEDLDVEENFLTPTDVKQYVFCPRVTYFTRVVQIRPIMSSQQPDAKKDHVRIADHEKRRRNMLKQSFPFTVAKRKFELFFRSPRLQVHGKVDMLVITNEGEYIPVEFKAMVSKNRQVRLDHKYQLAVIALLIEDHYDTIVRRGYLHYMKDEQTVQVFLTEGVKRRAQVYLRRIRDLLDAGVVPEPRRECRYSRVGCGFADQCRDL
- the cas10d gene encoding type I-D CRISPR-associated protein Cas10d/Csc3, with protein sequence MSSQADKLEQIRRGLISMALDQQWNFKYAKFGREHKQSLFVHALNTFSVTKVLAENLFDLDTDSVIIACLAGFLHDYQKADEKWQSAALSFMSGKRVQGSAFSHDDGSDDQRSRLVDLLQQAEAAMDPGHTVKISQFADRILNIIVYTHDTQNRADAARRKKQVGPIDALVPVVRLSDAIASIKTPAEILRRAHDLDLPTDKTVSFEYHELSMIRGLTTTFLNQALLELMKECGYIPLLYFGSGTVYLVVGEPTIPDNVMERLEELLDDQVTTFQGTTFYKTHITNAVIGPLTQTTWPCVHLADVNSIPQILAHISNMPTTNKDKKYGKSLYDSAKAKHKPAVETFLKQIGADRDETLAEMGSDFSFLIYVASFLKEYQDIAKAAGVIDEYTADVNDWLKALLGEFDLELCSKKIKNTADLTTRVEIITKLWQVGTKDLHRLPREKKRKILIKNYETLMVRVLKKYKRYAPPIFSETSKKLLFADVAHVPFVLLSDTEIRSQADGPSKRYQAGKEKSRRICSLCGAVAEDTAPAPLFGDGSEKFSNFLPAGVSIGSGKKAQVCDLCIAEGTLRALFFPSPPATTFIVLPDLSLSPELAKQWADGVQSFAMREKIGLSSSRVWNMTDIYKLLARGEIVNNATDLSDLLHPTKQRVDDLAKHLRNDAGKPENVGYRDLVGIGKLETFEEIARAHLHGDIEIEPDHLMDFQMPQPLQSSTYLTPNHLFMFLRNPPYEDKEESKSTTAIRTYFMAMLLAVVYHARVITMEGFQPISDFTLKGLVRTQLPAPASIALASYGITEEMPLSNVKDALQKLAAVTLITLYQVKKLGKDRLLRILSMNRGAILRRAQTELGEKLKGGTRRRLVNWLDVLPDIVDDHPIIIE